CGAAAACGGGGAAGTTACACCCCAAAGAATCGCTCGCCCAGCACAGGGGGGAAGCATCGATGATGAGCCTGCTGAAGTAATCCGACCTCTTCAAGGGATTTTCGGATGAGGAACTCGATAAAGTCGCGGCGGCTTGCGAAACAGTGGCGTTCGGGGCGGGACAGACCATTTTCGAGGAAGAAAGTCCAGCCGGGCATCTGTACATCGTGAGCGAGGGTTCTGTGGAACTCCGATTCACCGTAACGCATTACGCGGCTTTGCATACGGCCAGCATGGACCGGAAGTTCAAGGGCGATATGCTTGGTTGGTCCGCTGTCGTCGCACCCCATGCGTACATACTCACGGCCATCGCCGTCAAAGACTCCAAGCTGCTGAAGGTGAGCGGGTCAGATATCCAAAGACTGTGCACAGAAAGCGATCGTTTCGGTCATGCGTTCATGCGAAACCTGGCTCACGTCATTGGCCAGCGGTTAAACATCACACAACGGATGCTGATCGGCGTCATCCAAGACCATTTGAAAAAACGAGAGCCTGGCGAATGACCTTTCAGATGATCGATTCATGAAACTGGCATTGAAAAACCCCGTTTATCCACACCCATAAACTTCGCCAGCGTATCCCGGAAAGCAAGGATTCCCCCGGTTGCCATATCCCCACTCAAGCGCGTCGAGGTGAGCGGGCCGATTGCCTTTTCGTTTATCTCTTTCCCCGCGCCGCGGTTTTTTTCCGCGCCGCGG
This region of bacterium genomic DNA includes:
- a CDS encoding cyclic nucleotide-binding domain-containing protein, with translation MAFGAGQTIFEEESPAGHLYIVSEGSVELRFTVTHYAALHTASMDRKFKGDMLGWSAVVAPHAYILTAIAVKDSKLLKVSGSDIQRLCTESDRFGHAFMRNLAHVIGQRLNITQRMLIGVIQDHLKKREPGE